Within Sorangiineae bacterium MSr11367, the genomic segment TCGCCATTCGCCTTCCGAACCGCATCGATGCCCTGGCCCTCTTCGGAGAGACCCTTGGTCGCGCCGGGGTGAGCGTCGAGGGCGGTGGCATGTTCACCGTGGATGGACAGCGAATCGCCCACTTCCTCGTCGAGGACGGAACGGCAGCGCGGGCGGCGTTGGAAGCGGCGGGGATCGAGGTGACGTGGGATCGCGAGGTCCTCGTCCAACGCCTCGCCCAAGACGTCCCCGGCCAACTCGGTGCCATCACCCGCCGTATGGCCGACGCCGGTGTGACCATCGAGATCCTCTACAGCGATCACGCGAATCAACTGATCCTCGTGGTCGACGACATGGAACGCGGACGCCAGGTGTCGGAGGCGTGGATGCGCGAGCGCGCACCTGCCGCATCCCGATGAATCGCGCTACCGCGCCTTGCGGGGCCGCGCCGTGCTGCCGCGGACCACGAGCTCTGTCGGCAGCGGCGCGGGCTGCTTGATACGCCGCCCCGCCAGCACCGCCATCACGAGCTGCCCCGCCGAGCGCCCCTTCTCCGCGTGAGGCTGGCGCACGCTCGTCAGCCCCGGATTGGACGCCGATGCGAGCGGCACGTCGTCGAAGCCCGCGATGGATAGATCCCCGGGAATGCGAAGGCCGCGCTCGCGGGCGACCTCCATGGCGCCCGCGGCGAGGCGGTCACTCATGGCGAGAATGGCCGTGGGGCGCGGCTTTCGATCGAGCAGCCATCGCGCGGCCTCGGCACCGCCGGCCTCCGAGTTGCGGGCGGTCTCGAACACCGGCACTTCGGACCAGCGTGCACCGCACGCGGCCGCGTAGCCCGCGAGGCGCGCGCGTGAAATATGGTGCGTGGCCTCCGCTTGCACGGCGGCCGAGACCGGGCCTGGACGAACCTGGGAGGTCAACTCGCAGCTGATCACACCGATGGACTCGTGCCCGAGGCCGAGCACGTGCGCGGCCGCTGCCTCGGCGCCCCCGCGATCGTCGATGGACACGAGCAAGCGGCCGTCCAGCACGGGCGCGTCCACGCGAATCATGGGCAAACGTCGGTCCTTCGCGGCGCCGAAGAGCGGATCGTCGTCGGCCATCGAGTAGACCACGAAGGCATCGACGATGGCGGTCATCACCGGCGACGTGGTCGGATCGTCGCGCGGGGTGCCGGGCATCAACGTGAGGCTCACGCCCAGTTCCTCCACCGCGCTGGCGAGCCCCTCCAAGAACAGCACGAACGCCGGATCGGCGAAGGCGTACGACAAGGGATCGGCGTACACCACGCCGACGGCCACACTCCGCCCGCGCCGCAAACTGCGGGCGGCGGGATCGGGCCCGGCGTAGCCCAGTTTCGCCGCGGCGGCGAGAACGCTTTCCCGCAACGAGGCCGAGAGCTGGTCGGGCCGGTTGTAGGCGTTGGACACCGTGGTGGTGGTCACCCCCAGTGCCGCGGCCACGTCCCTCAGGGTGGGGCGCTTGTCGGAAATGCGTTTCTTGTCCATTGACGATCTCGAAACTACCCACTAGCTCTTAAACGTTCAAGTCTTAAACGTTCAAGAAGGAGATCCCATGCCCCTCGACGCCGGACATGACTGGTGGCGCTCGGCCGTCATTTACCAAGTATACCCGCGCTCCTTTGCCGACGCGAACGGCGACGGCGTCGGCGACCTGCCGGGCATCACCTCACGCCTGCCCTACTTGGCCGACCTCGGCGTGGACGCCATATGGATTTCCCCCTTCTACCCCTCCGCGCACGAGGACGGCGGCTACGACATCACCGACTTCACCGGCGTCGACCCGATCTTCGGCAGCCTGGCCGACGTCGACGCGCTCATCGCGGCCGCAAAAAAGATCGGTTTGCGCGTCCTCCTCGACCTGGTCCCCAACCACACGTCACGGCACCATCCGTGGTTCGTCGCGTCGCGCGCATCCCGCAGCGCGGCGAGGCGGAATTGGTACATTTGGGCCGATCCCGCCAAGGACGGCGGCCCACCGAACAACTGGCGCGCGGTCACCGGTGGCTCGGCGTGGACCTTCGATGCGAGCACCGGGCAGTACTATCTGCACTCCTTTTTTGCGGCCCAGCCCGATCTGAACTGGCGCAATCCCAACGTGCGCGAGGCCATGGCCGGCGTCATGCGCTTTTGGTTGGACCGCGGCATCGACGGGTTCCGCGTGGACATGATCGATTACCTGCTCAAAGACGAAGCCCTCCGCGACGAGCCGCTCGACGAAAATGGCTGGTACGACCAGCCCCTGGCCAAATACCAACTCAATCAGCGGGGCGTGGTCGACATCATGCGCAGTCTGCGCCGCGTGGTCGACGGCTACGCCGGGGCCCGCATCCTGCTCGGCGAGGTGGAGTCGCGTTTGCCCATCGACGTGCTGGTTCGATATTACGGCACCGCGGGGCAGCTCGACGTGCTGCACCTGCCGTTCAAC encodes:
- a CDS encoding amino acid-binding protein; translation: MRDLAIRLPNRIDALALFGETLGRAGVSVEGGGMFTVDGQRIAHFLVEDGTAARAALEAAGIEVTWDREVLVQRLAQDVPGQLGAITRRMADAGVTIEILYSDHANQLILVVDDMERGRQVSEAWMRERAPAASR
- a CDS encoding LacI family DNA-binding transcriptional regulator, whose translation is MDKKRISDKRPTLRDVAAALGVTTTTVSNAYNRPDQLSASLRESVLAAAAKLGYAGPDPAARSLRRGRSVAVGVVYADPLSYAFADPAFVLFLEGLASAVEELGVSLTLMPGTPRDDPTTSPVMTAIVDAFVVYSMADDDPLFGAAKDRRLPMIRVDAPVLDGRLLVSIDDRGGAEAAAAHVLGLGHESIGVISCELTSQVRPGPVSAAVQAEATHHISRARLAGYAAACGARWSEVPVFETARNSEAGGAEAARWLLDRKPRPTAILAMSDRLAAGAMEVARERGLRIPGDLSIAGFDDVPLASASNPGLTSVRQPHAEKGRSAGQLVMAVLAGRRIKQPAPLPTELVVRGSTARPRKAR
- a CDS encoding DUF3459 domain-containing protein, translating into MPLDAGHDWWRSAVIYQVYPRSFADANGDGVGDLPGITSRLPYLADLGVDAIWISPFYPSAHEDGGYDITDFTGVDPIFGSLADVDALIAAAKKIGLRVLLDLVPNHTSRHHPWFVASRASRSAARRNWYIWADPAKDGGPPNNWRAVTGGSAWTFDASTGQYYLHSFFAAQPDLNWRNPNVREAMAGVMRFWLDRGIDGFRVDMIDYLLKDEALRDEPLDENGWYDQPLAKYQLNQRGVVDIMRSLRRVVDGYAGARILLGEVESRLPIDVLVRYYGTAGQLDVLHLPFNFWLLFLPWQSAALERFITDYDGAVPEGAAPNWVLGNHDVPRPATRLGAAQARAAMVLLLTLRGAPVVYYGDELGMPNVPIPPERIQDPWSAALPGGGRDPARTPMRWTRGPNAGFCPEHAMPWLPVGDELEAINVEDQRHDPGSMLALTKALLALRRACPALRGGNLRCLQGPPGAVVFSRVHDDERFLVAINTTAAPVEVPLPAGTSGIVRISSAMDRTGTCTTLPLRAHEACVLEWIPRS